In Pseudomonadota bacterium, the genomic stretch TATTTCTATTTGACTACCTATGCCCACCCAACGTTTGCATGAAGAAGAGCAAATGTCAAATAGGTTTTTATTGAACACAAGGTTCTTGGCTTGCAGGTCGGAGTCATTCCTTAGGTTGCTGAACACGCCCTCCCAAGCAAGATTAATAACCATTTCTGGGGAGAATTGTTTTACTTCATGTAAATTATTTCTACTTAAACAAAAAACATCGTGTGAATTTAGTGTAGGAAGGACATGTTTGCCCACAAATCCATTGGTCCCAGTTAATAATATTTTCATAATTTGTCAATCGTAATTGTCAAACATATATATGTGTCAGATATTAAGGAAGCTATATGATAATTAAAACAGCCAGCGGAAAAGAATATAATTTAGATTTTGAACCAATTTTAACGCTGATGTCCAATCCCGCCAATTACACAGAATTTATTATCAATCAAATAAACAGCGGATATTACAATATGCAAAAGTGTGGTGTTGTTGTGGACGCCGGGGCCAATGTGGGGCTTTTTTCAATCTATGCTTCTACAATAGCAGATGTAGTATATGCCATTGAGCCAACACCAGAACATTTTTGTAATTTATGTGCCATTATCAATCACTTGGAGATAACCAATGTCATTCCCATTCAACTCGCATTATGGCAAACAAGTGGTGATGTGAAATTTAATTTATATAATGGCGGAAACACCACCATGAATAGCGTAGCCCCTAATGGCGAAATTACTGTTGCCGCATTGACTGTCGAGGATTTTTTTAACAGGATTCAAATTGATAAGGCAGATTACTTTAAATGCGATATAGAAGGCGGCGAACATTTTATAGATTTCGCCCCAGTTGCTAAAAAAATTGAACAATTGTTTATTGAAGTTCACGATACCACTGGTATCGGACTTTCGGAAACTGCCAATAATTTCGAACCAAAGTTAAAAAATCTGTGGAAAAATGTTGTCAGGCTAAGTGAGGATGCCATTGTGGCATTTCACGACAAATAATTTGTTTGTAACCACCAATCCATTTTATAATCACCTTGGTTACTGTTGGAAAAATCTAAGCCAGCAATAGGATATGCTTCTGTTTCCAGATTAAACGGTCCAAATTTATTGTTTATAAACGAGATTTCCAAAGCATGTGGTAATCCATCTTCTGTAACTCCTCCAAAATCATTCCCATGCATATGAAATATGGTAAAATATTCCAACAATCTACCAATTATT encodes the following:
- a CDS encoding FkbM family methyltransferase; its protein translation is MIIKTASGKEYNLDFEPILTLMSNPANYTEFIINQINSGYYNMQKCGVVVDAGANVGLFSIYASTIADVVYAIEPTPEHFCNLCAIINHLEITNVIPIQLALWQTSGDVKFNLYNGGNTTMNSVAPNGEITVAALTVEDFFNRIQIDKADYFKCDIEGGEHFIDFAPVAKKIEQLFIEVHDTTGIGLSETANNFEPKLKNLWKNVVRLSEDAIVAFHDK